One genomic window of Desulfuromonas sp. TF includes the following:
- a CDS encoding AAA family ATPase → MRHKMAMTKNMRRFLGAVDELVNRPMGTEGMGLLWGRPGEGKSTSLAYVVNVMDGVYVRAMSSWTVTGMLGKVCEELGGKRMLRRSDMVDFIVEQLGAKPRPIFVDEADHLFDKPKKFEMAEALRDIYDISGCPVILCGMEDIARTVQAHGRFARRITQWIEFRGVDLADARTVADQLCEVQIADCLLQHLHEEARGNIGRMVIGLAKIERMGRASGLEEVSREAWGDGRELFYDQPVFSGRMAQSGRV, encoded by the coding sequence ATGCGACACAAAATGGCAATGACCAAGAACATGCGGCGCTTTCTCGGCGCCGTCGACGAGCTCGTCAACCGACCCATGGGCACCGAGGGGATGGGGCTTCTCTGGGGGCGCCCGGGGGAGGGCAAATCCACCTCCCTGGCCTACGTGGTCAACGTGATGGACGGCGTCTACGTGCGGGCCATGAGCAGCTGGACGGTCACCGGCATGCTCGGCAAGGTCTGCGAGGAGCTCGGCGGCAAGCGCATGCTGCGCCGCAGCGACATGGTCGACTTCATCGTCGAGCAGCTCGGCGCCAAGCCCCGCCCCATCTTCGTCGACGAGGCCGACCACCTCTTCGACAAGCCGAAGAAGTTCGAGATGGCCGAGGCGCTGCGCGACATCTACGACATCAGCGGCTGCCCGGTGATCCTCTGCGGCATGGAGGATATCGCCCGCACCGTCCAGGCGCACGGCCGTTTCGCGCGCCGCATCACCCAGTGGATCGAGTTCCGCGGCGTCGACCTCGCCGACGCCCGCACCGTCGCCGACCAGCTCTGCGAGGTGCAGATCGCCGACTGCCTGCTCCAGCACCTGCACGAGGAGGCCCGGGGAAACATCGGCCGCATGGTCATCGGCCTGGCAAAGATCGAGCGCATGGGCAGGGCGAGCGGGCTCGAGGAGGTCTCCCGCGAGGCGTGGGGCGACGGCCGCGAGCTCTTTTACGATCAGCCCGTATTCTCTGGCCGCATGGCTCAGAGCGGGAGGGTTTAA